In the genome of Candidatus Kinetoplastibacterium desouzaii TCC079E, the window GGCAGATGGAAAATGATGTAAAACAACCTGCATCATGCTAAATTTATACAAATCAGTATCAAGTAAAGAATTTATTATCATAATCCTAGCGTAGAAAACTTTTCCAAAAAAAGTATAATTGAATGTTCACAGTAACATGTGATCTAGAGTGAAACAAATTATTTATTAGTGCAATTATAATTTACTAATTATATCTTATATAGGAGATGATTCATAATGACACATGTAGTAACAGAGAACTGTATTAATTGTAAATATACAAATTGCGTTGATGTTTGCCCTGTAGATTGTTTTCGTGAAGGTGAGAATTTTTTAGTTATAGATCCTGAAGAATGTATAGATTGTGCTGTTTGCATACCAGAATGTCCTGCAAATGCCATATTTTTTGAAGAGGATTTACCTGACAATCAAAAAATATTCTTATCAATTAATAAAGAATTATCTAAAACTTTTAAAAATATTAACAGATCAAAAAAACCAATGGAAGATTCTGAAAAATGGAATGGTAAATCCAATAAATTACAGCATTTAAAACGTTAAAATAATTATTTAGAATAACATGTATAATCCAACAACAAACAATAACTATACCTGCCAATATATTAAAGATATTAAAACATGGGAAAAGAATAAATTGTTTTCCATTAAAACAACTAAAGATTCTTCATTTCATTTTAAAGCAGGTCAATTTGCTAGAGTAGGTCTATTAAATAAAAAGTATAATGATATTATTTGGAGAGCATATTCTATAGCAAGCTCTCCAAAAGAAACATATCTAGAATTCTACTATACAGTAATAAAAAATGGAGTATTTACAAAACAACTATCAGAGTTAGTAATAGGCAATCAAATTTTAATAGAAAATAAACCATATGGCTTTTTGAGTATAGACCAATTTCTCGCAAATAATTATGATACACATAATAAACTATGGTTAATAGCAACAGGCACTGGACTATCAGCTTATATTTCTATATTAAGGGATAAATTCACATGGGAAAAATTTAAAAAAATATTTCTTGTACACAGTACAAGTTTTTCAAGTGATCTATCATATGGAGAAGAATTAAAAAACATATCCGCAAACAATAAAAATTTTAAATATATTCCCATAACGACAAAAGAAAATTCTAATACCAACCTACAAGAAAGAGTAACAATTGCTTTAGAAAACGGTAAACTAGAAACACTTGCTGGAGAGACGATAGATGCAGAATGTTCTAAAGTAATGTTATGTGGGAATCCACTAATGCTTTCAGATATGCGAAAATTATTAACAAATAGAGGATTCTACACATCCAAACAAAACAAAATAGGTAATTTAGCTCTCGAACGTTATTGGATTTAAATCAAATAAAACTATGAAAAAAAACAGATTATTAGAAATAATAGATGATATTTTACCACAAACACAATGCGGAAAATGTGGTTATAAATCATGCAAACCATACGCTGAAGATCTTTTAAAAGGAATAGCTGAAATAAATCTATGCTCTCCTGGTGGAGATGAAGTCATACTTAAACTTGCAAAAATACTAAAAAAAGAAGTAATACCATTAGACACAACAAAGAAAAAACATGATGGGTATAAATTAGCTATGATAAAAGAAGATGAATGCATAGGATGTACTATATGCATTCAAAAATGTCCAGTAGATGCCATAATTGGCGCCCCCAAGAAAATGCACACTGTATTAAATCAATGGTGCACAGGGTGTGAGCTTTGCATAACACCCTGTCCTGTTGACTGTATAGAAATGATATCGACTAAAAGAAATTGGACAAAAGAAGACTCTAATAATGCTCGTCAAAGATATATAATGAGGCAAGAAAGAATAAAACCAAAATCATCTACAGATATTAATCTAACAGAAGTAATTAATTATAATAATAAAGCTTTAAACGAAAACATACATAATATTCAAAAAGAAGATTTCATTAGAAATATTACATCCAAAGCTAAAGAAAAAAGAAAAAATAATACTATCTTATAAAAATATGGAT includes:
- a CDS encoding ferredoxin--NADP reductase, with the protein product MYNPTTNNNYTCQYIKDIKTWEKNKLFSIKTTKDSSFHFKAGQFARVGLLNKKYNDIIWRAYSIASSPKETYLEFYYTVIKNGVFTKQLSELVIGNQILIENKPYGFLSIDQFLANNYDTHNKLWLIATGTGLSAYISILRDKFTWEKFKKIFLVHSTSFSSDLSYGEELKNISANNKNFKYIPITTKENSNTNLQERVTIALENGKLETLAGETIDAECSKVMLCGNPLMLSDMRKLLTNRGFYTSKQNKIGNLALERYWI
- the fdxA gene encoding ferredoxin FdxA, which translates into the protein MTHVVTENCINCKYTNCVDVCPVDCFREGENFLVIDPEECIDCAVCIPECPANAIFFEEDLPDNQKIFLSINKELSKTFKNINRSKKPMEDSEKWNGKSNKLQHLKR
- a CDS encoding RnfABCDGE type electron transport complex subunit B, encoding MKKNRLLEIIDDILPQTQCGKCGYKSCKPYAEDLLKGIAEINLCSPGGDEVILKLAKILKKEVIPLDTTKKKHDGYKLAMIKEDECIGCTICIQKCPVDAIIGAPKKMHTVLNQWCTGCELCITPCPVDCIEMISTKRNWTKEDSNNARQRYIMRQERIKPKSSTDINLTEVINYNNKALNENIHNIQKEDFIRNITSKAKEKRKNNTIL